The Cyprinus carpio isolate SPL01 chromosome B19, ASM1834038v1, whole genome shotgun sequence DNA window tttctttcatcacAGGTTTGATATTTCTTTTGTGGTAATGATACTTTTGGCAACATTCACtcaaaactgaggtgcataaactCAATAATGCCTacgatcaatcagttccaaaaagaaatacaaaaacctgaactaattgaaataaaacaaggtgataaaaagattgaatccaatatttggtattaatacagcataacaaaaaacgtaaataaaaattataagcaCATTTTTGTAGGCTGGTAAacgccattaaaaaaaacaattaaaaacacaacatgagGATTAAAATAATCACAGAAATGCATTCATTTAGCACAAATTACATTGTGGTAAACACAAACTTACTTTTGTTGTGAACCCATATTTAATGTATTCTAAGTTGTTGTTATTCTGTGGTTAGCTGCATTATGTTactttcatttagttttgttttcaccCACTGTCCACAGAAAAGACCCGTGGCCCATGTTTTTGGTCGAAACCCAccagttgaaaaccactgatctatttCAACAAATCTGACCTGGGAACATGTCCTGCAAAAGACAGATACAGTAAATATAAAGTGCTAGAACAGACAATCCAATCCTGCTTGCAAGGATAGTAGCATTTTTTGATTGCTGGCTAAAATGTTTGATCGGATTTAATTAGTGCTGgagtctattaaaaaaaaaaacacaatcacagaCACTATTTGTCCTATTTTTAAGGTTTTGCATGTTTGCCAAAGGGCAGTAGTTACAATAAGCCCCATTTGATCAGATAAAGGATGGATTACGCACCAGGCCAATGGGGCCAGTGCCTGAAGCTTCTAACTGTCAGGAACCTCGAGATGTAAACTCATGTATGGACAATGCTTGAATGTGATGTAAATGAAGAACAATGTTGCAATATTATTAGTGCCTCTGAACACTTTTCTGCAGCTTTGATGTCGTAATTGCAACATCCTGACTTTCTATCTTGTAATTGTGATTTCTAATGTTTcttatgtcattttttatttagacTTAGCATGCAGCAAAAACTGTGAGGGGCTAGTGCCCCAAACCTTGcaccataatttttttaattagatttgatAACTTCAAGGCATCTAAATGTATCTTTTGGAATGTCTGAAACTGAATGAGCAGAGTGCTTACACTCACACAGCAGGCGAACATGGTGCATGTGCATCTCTACAGCAGCACAGGGCAGAAAACCATCTGTGGATGATGTTAGATATAGCCTTTACCCACTCAACCTTCTGTACATTCACATTTTAGCCCAGGAATGGTTGTGATTATGTAAACACATTGAGCACAAGCCTTAGTTAGTCTGTCGAAGACATGAATGAATATTCACCATTTATGAAGGGAAAGACATAGATCCACAAATATTTCCCTAGGAACGCCCCTTCTTTCAACACGTACCACTACTACTGCCAAGTGATGGAAAATCTGACTCATTTCGCAGATCGGTTCATTCGAACACTTCATTTAAAAGATTTGAATTTAGCGGTGCTTTACGTCATGACGGAATTATTGTTCAAGTTTGTGTATTTAGCTCACAAACTGGTCagttgtgtgcaaagaaaaataGATCTGCATGTGAAACGCTAAAGTAAATATACTACAACCACCATAGTTTACATTTAACGTTTTGTGTACTTTTTCTAAAAGTacgatttattaaaaaacaaactctaATACAACTGTCAATCTTACAAGAACCATATTTCCTACGTTTTAACTTGAAACATTGTCAGTGTGTTGTCTATTCGTGAACCGCTCGGTCGGATTCAGTCCAAACCGTTGACGAATTTGTGAACCGGCTCAAAAGAACCACTGAAATATCTGACTccaaagaacgattcgttcacacATCAGACATCATAGATCGTAATGTGGCGGAAACCGAGGAGAGTGACCACAGAGGTGTGCAGAGCCTCTTTGTCCAAACACACTGAATAACGGTCTGTCTATAAAGACCCATTCATGCGGGCGTGAGATGAATAAATCACtgcctttttttgtaattaattaacgTGAGAAATGAACGCCTCGGCTCGCTCCCTGTAGAGAGAAACACTTCCGATGACCGATTATTAAAAGGAAATGAGGATGCTTGCAGGGAATCTAGGGTTTTTACATGATGGTTAAGCGTCTAGTATTCAAACGTTAACATTATAACAAACACTAGAAGCTAAAATTGTGACACacatattataagaaaaaaaaaacgatgattATCAGACACATACACCCCGAAGCTGACGGACAGAATAATGACGGACATTTGGACCTTCTTACCGTATAGCGGCAGCGCCCGTTACCGCACGCGGGTGACAGAGGCGGGGATGCGCTGGCTCTCGATCCCGACAAACACGCCTTTCAGCCGGACACAGACACACTGACTCTCGGCCCGTTTTGCACAGACCCGGCAGACAGACAGAGGAGGAGTACGGAGACTGTGATTCGGTAATGGCTGTCTGTTCCCCTCCTTTCATATCCCTCcttctctcccgctctctctttctccggcccccacctcctcctcttcctcactctCTTCTTTTTTCATCCACCCTTAAGCCCAACCtctttaatgatgatgatggttttAATAATCCTTCATTACGAGCATCacataaaaatcacacaaaactaATCAAATTCGATCTAAATTCCTATCAGTTAAATCTAATCATCTAATTTCCATCTTAAATTTAATATAAGGAAAGGGTAATTCTTGTTAACGCAACAGGATGCACACactttaaatgtagtttttaatatGACACACATTGCATTTGTGCCTTCACTGTTGAACAAGAAGCATCTTAAACTAGTGGTTTTAAAGATGGTTTGCTGGTCTCCCATTCTGGACTCTTGACTGGTTTTAGaggttgtttttgtttacactgGGAGACCAACCAGACCAGCTGACAAACATCTGGACCAGACTGcgagaccagctaagaccagcaaaccagttaAGACTATCAACAAGCATACTCTGTGTGATAAATGTGGCCACATACACTAACATTTCGCAAGATTGCCCCTTTCAAACATACTAAATACATtacttatatatgtatttttgttttgcagttacccattaaaataataaaagcataataatgCATCTGTCTGTCCTCAGTGAGCTGCGGTGGAATTCAGTGACAGTGAAGGATTAACTGCTGCTGGTGGACTGATCAAACAAACCATCACAGAGCAGCAGCCCCGACTAAAATACCAGTGGACATTCTTTCCCAAGTTTTAACTCTAGAAAGATTAGTATCACGTGAAGACAaacaacatctaaaatgaagtcaATTTGTATAGAGCCAGCTTTCGGTTAAAATGAACCCATGTGATGCACTCGATTTACTCAGCTTCTCAACAGAAATATCTAGCAGTTTATGAACCACATTCATTCAATTATTCAAGCAGTTTATAAGCCATActtatcaatttatttgtaaaaatgtctCGGTAGTATAAAAGTAATTTCCCAGTTGAGCCATTTCTAGTGTGATGCTTCATTTATTAGTTGTAAATTGAAGCTCAAAAATAGTGTTtctttactgccacctactgaccAACATACCCAATAACTGATCTTGGCTTGGTAATGTGATTGGGATGTCAAATGGATTGATGTTTTCATATTAATCTCTCAGCTGGAAGCTGTCCCATGGGAAGCTTAACCAAACCACTTTTTAGTTCAGGCTCAAAAACAGATTGAATATACTGTACCAAACGTTACAAATAATCAGATGCTCTCATGCTACCTAAAAGATCAATTCAagcttttaaatgaataaatcattatatatatatatatgatatgtatatgatttatttattcattcatatatatgatttatttattcatttaaaagctTGAATTGATCTTCATATATATgtagagttcagatgcaaaagcctctaagtgccgtcTGAAATTTTGGAGTCTgaaggcttttgcatctgaactctacatacatatacatatatacatatatatatatatatatatatatatatatatatatatatatatataatacacacacacacacacacacacttacacacacacagtagtcaatatttgaagtggatcaaaacatttcatcaaagttgtcctaagacaagaacacattttgattttaggACAACAATGGTGAAAGGTTCCACTTCAAATGTTATCTAGTGTATAtagtaatgatttatttattttaatttagattatagtttaatacatatatatatatatatatatatatatataccttaatatatattaaaataacaaactttaatctaaattaaaatgttgaaaaccacaaaaaaaaaaaaaaaaaaaaaaaaaaaaaaaaaaaaaaaaaaaacaagatgtaaACTAATCATTTCTCTTTATCCTCCTAAATGATAACTGGTTTTTACTGAAGAACATACTGCAAATTTCTGCCATCACAATACAAATTACGGTTAATGTAATATATCAATATTcccaattttataataaaaagaaaaatctctgaAAACAAAGCACCTCTGTCATAATGACAGGAGAAATATTGTAGCTTATGAAGGGACCTTTGAATATTGTgcttttgagtaaaaaaaaatgttgagaaccactgcattataATCCAGTAGGTTTTAATAATAACTTGTGTAGCTCTTTTAGAGAAGCACACAGCCATGTCACGAGAAGAAAGAGaagttatttaacaaaaaaaaaaaaaaaactatgaatctaaaactgaattatttttaacCTATGAACTTATGGAATTATTCAATGGATAGAAGcattatcaaatatatttttgaagaatgttttggtgattattgactaaaaaaaaacatgagggtgagtaaatgatgacagagggACAAAacgaactgtccctttaaaacttGTATTACATATTTACACTAAATGAAATAACAGACAGTGTACAGACAATTACAATTACACagaatcattatatttatttctccAACATTAAACAATGTTGATAcagcaataatattataatacataagtGAGGAAGCAACTGTACAACAGTTGGATTCAGGGCCGGGCCTCCTCACTGCCTGCGTGGTGTGGAGGGGGTGTGTAAGTTCCCTCTTTAATCATCTTCTCCCTCTGCTTACGCACCTCATATAAGCGCTGTTGCTGTAAGGAGTGATAACAGTGTTAGCAATGTAAAGAACCTCAAATACACTGCTTGAATATTTCCCAATGTGCTTACAGTCTTTCGGCGGTGCATGCATTCGTAGAAGTCTTCCAGCTCTAGTTTGCATTCCTTTTTGGCCCGGGTCTGGCCGATGCCGTGGGCGCACTCTATCCACTCCTTCTCAAAGGCATGGCAGCGAGCGACCCGCTTCTGTGGCTGTTCCCCGCTCTGAGCCAAGAGCCACTGGTCCAGATTAATACCCAGCCTTGACTGGAGGTCAACAAACGGCATGATTCTTGGAACTGAAAAGAAATATTTCATGTAAAACAAATGCAATAATGCAATCAAGCTTAAGAACACTGAACAAAGCagttgttcatttttatattaaattacaccTCAAGGTTTAGAAATTGCTAGAACTTTAAATAAAGCCAATAAAGCAAAGTGGTCATATGCAACTACTGATTATCTCCAAAACTTGTTTATTGTTGACAGCAGACATGCCTAAATTATTATTCCATATATTATAGCCATATggttttattaaaactttttaaagaccttttcAAGAccaagtaaataatatttaaacaataattcgAAGGGAACACAGTCAGTGTCAATATTACCAAATGCATTAACAACAAATGGTAAAAAACTACGAAACAAGTctccattcattttttattcatttcacacacacacacacacacacacacacacaaacagaaaaattctgttcccaacaaaaaaaataaaaaaacaacaaaaaactaacaaaaaacaaaaaaaaaaacattatgtttgtTTCTCAGTATTCTTCCTGTGCAAATGTCTAAAgttcttaaatcaagattaataacACCAGaagttttctgagaaactgatgagAAAATATattgagtttatgattaaaacaagaacaaatatctgccaatgagcTCAGAAAAGTCTGAAGAGAAAAGGGTTTACACCCGctgacagatgtttttttttttttgtcttaaatataaactcacttggtcagtttctcagaaaaaaataataaaaatcactgtttttattttgcatctcaagtaaatttatcttgatttaagaaactttaaacatttgtattgtaaaatacgttttttttgtgCAGTACATGAAACTTTCAATACCGtaactacattttaatttaggACTTTCTGCTCCAATTTACTACCTGCCTTAATTAGTGTAAGGGCGAATTAAGCGCATTTAAGACCAAgacaaatataattacaaaaacacaaataatgtatCGGATTAGTAGGATATTCATTAGCTGGCGttgatttgttaaataaaaggcGACCCTTCAGGTTAGTTAAAACTACTTGTAACGTTAGCAACATTGgcttgtttattttatatcatcACTGCAGAGTAACAGaagttgctgctgctgctgctgctggctaGCGTTAACTGGAGAGCTAACGACAGGCCTGATATCGACAAACCATGCATTTATTCTAGCGTAATACATGTAACTTACAACGAAAGGTTTACATTCGCGCTggtacatatatacattttacacgAATGATACAAAAGCTCTCAAATTGTAAATACAAACACTGACCGTTCGGTTCAGAGTCACTTTAACCTTCTTCAGGCCCACAGTTCACGCACGACCTCTCAGCTGCCGTAAAGCAGGCTTGTTTGCGCCACTGCTGCAAACATTCTGACGTCGATGTCGCGCACTCACGGTAGAGGGCCGTGTTGGCACATTTGTGGATTTTGAACTGAAAACAGAACcagtgtaatttttaaaaaaatgtatataataaatataactcaTATGCTATTTTTGGCTTAGCTTTTAGCtttgtattttacttttcattttaatttcagtcacTTTTAGTAGTTAGTTAGTTTTAATAGTTTAGTAATCTTCAGTAATTTGGTATGTGCTTATGTCATCTTTAGtcctttatat harbors:
- the ndufs5 gene encoding NADH dehydrogenase [ubiquinone] iron-sulfur protein 5, with amino-acid sequence MPFVDLQSRLGINLDQWLLAQSGEQPQKRVARCHAFEKEWIECAHGIGQTRAKKECKLELEDFYECMHRRKTQQRLYEVRKQREKMIKEGTYTPPPHHAGSEEARP